Below is a genomic region from Heteronotia binoei isolate CCM8104 ecotype False Entrance Well unplaced genomic scaffold, APGP_CSIRO_Hbin_v1 ptg001572l, whole genome shotgun sequence.
TTGCTACTAACCCTGAATTAagctaaggcacatcaaagtagcaacccccacctttcttcttttgctttcactaacaaatgcaggaatgtcctctttgaagataagacctcctgggacatgttctcaggctcagccaggcctgaacccaggatgtgctagccgcaagatagataaggaacctagcgtgtgaatttcacatgtgaatgtagaattgtttatagaacctttgatgtgccatcttaaagcctgtattctactgttacaaagtatcagttccaatttcttTCCAGCTcggatgagccacatggattatcaataaaccaaactttgtttcaatattcaaggactggttattttgaaatctcatgcttgacagatgggccattggcctgatccaacatggcttctcttatgttcttgttggtAATGGGCTCACATTGTGGAATGACCTGTTAGAACAGGTATGGAGATACCCTTCACTGTTTGTTTGCgtacttatttacttacttaattcatttatacccagtAGTTTTTCCCCACTGGGGAGCCAATgcagcttacatcgttctcctctcctaatggtatcctcacaacgaccctatgagataggttaggctgagaataagTGAGTggtcaaaggtcacccagcaagcttccacggcagaatggagattcaGACCTAGGTCACCCAGATATTaaactgacattctaaccactatatcatGCTGGCTTTGCAAAGAGCTTGCAAGACTGTCTTTCTTTAAAGAGCTTTCTTTGAAGGGCAACAAAGCTGTATAAAGGTGTTTTTGACTATGATTCTACTGCTATTTTAAGTCTTAGGGGAAagatggaatatatatatatatatatatatatatatatatatatatatatatatatatatatatatatatatatatatataggccatcTCTTGAAGAGAGTCTCTTCCTATATACAtgcagccaggacttttttttgtaggaaaaaacctagcaggaacttatttgcatattaggccacaccccctggtgccagccagaactgtgttcctgtatgttcttgctaaaaaaaacaccccagcttGGAGCTATTCTGCATATCTTTCATATTCCTTCACTCAAGATCTGACCTCTTTAAAAAAGCTGCAGAAACTTATTCACCAAAATTGATAACTTAGCTATAGCAGGAGCCATACCTTTGTGTACAGCTTGGCTATACCATACAAAACCTTTAATGggataacagttgcaaataaaaatacacagaacataaatatttaaacattggagataaaatcaaaatgaaaccgagcttacagatgcattcatacatggtcaaatttaaatttaaggatgttagccaaaatttttgccacagcctcgctaacctccacCTCAGAATCGTTCATCTGTTCAATAAATAatagggtggcagaatagacaaatctggggagaaagaaagcttgcaaaataaatctttacggagattatgataaaaggaacaatcaagcaatatatgctgaattgagttgagaatatttgctccacaggaacagagtctgttgcctaaagggactcgatgatatctcccttgtaaaactttggagggaaacccatttagtctagccaacataaatgccctgcgatgacttggaatggttaagtttgatagataatggggcattttgccgcagaaagcataaagacctaaggaagctggggagcaaatataagggtctgctggacgtagtttcgtttcctccagcTCCAACAGTCtccgtttaatacatctgaagatatatgacccatcagaagtaaaaaacatcatcaacctctaaccccaactggttaagtttggacataaatactgctgaccaggatgaaatatatgggtctcttttcatacaatcaagaaggctgttaggatctgttctaaagtgaattttgagccagaattcaaacgctgcaatccaggcttttgtcttcaccaaagactgacccacttcagagcagagagcaaagtaggacacacattttagcataccaagaatttgtctaaagaatgaggcttgaatgccctccactttcctggtaaatgctgagatccatatagggatagcatagagaatttgggctagcattttagctttgaacaccttaattgctgccggaactaattggttgccccttgcaaaatctGAGCAACCgagcatttagccaagttgacggtgttgttataATGTGAAACCTagcttaatttgtgattaaaagtgatccccaagtatttaaaaaaaaattgtttgctcaactgttgagttgccaataaaccatctctgtcgGCGCCAGCAATGTgcaaagacaactactttagatttggcataattgatagagagtgaattacaattacagttgtcatagaaggcattcagatacctttgcaggcccacacttgtgcaagagaggatggtagtgtcatcagcaaaaaataataaggggaccgctcggcctgctagtttaggcggatggccattaatagggttcaaaaattgtaccaggtcagttaaaaataaatttaaaggaTGCGGGGCCAgtacgcaaccttgtttaaccccctttaacactgggattttgctagtcaagtcaaccactagaagaaaatttcacttggcaaaaagtattagaatgaagtttcctcaagagaaacagcagacgaggttCCATTCCCAGGAAACCTagtttaatccatagttgggctctatctactgaatcaaatgtgcccttcaagtcgatgaaggcagcatataattttttgtcccggtatgcatatatttttcagtaaggaaggccagagtgcagcaatggtccatagcagatttgcctttggagaagccaatttgttcaggagctatgatgttgcctaggctcatccagtcagttaatcggagttctaaatgtttggcatatgATTTGTccagataataaactaatgggccGGAAATATTCTGGTAACTCCAATcccccctttttgtaaattgggacaattatagaatcaagccaagagtctgggagggagccatgcagatcaatgaaagagaacaattttgcaaggggcaagagctaccaatcggcaaactttgtgaatacctcagcgggaaggccatcagggcctggtgctttacccgcttttaaatccttcaataaatcactgatttcctctagagttactggaagccagaccggcatatcagtaactgggaggtttgctaagataggaggggatacacatggagcagcaaaaatgttagagaagtaatcaacacatgtttgcgcagaaatatttgggtcagtaacagaattgttttttagattacccgaaatgattctccagaaagccttattatcattagattttatcgagtggtaaagttggtcccatttattctgaaagaaaactttctttttagaTGGCAAACTTGAATAACAACATGGAGAAACTGTGGTAAACTCCACAGCTTGGCAAACTTGAATAACAACCTGGAGAAACTGTGGTAAACAAATTAGGTTTTTTAGTTGCTATGTGTTGGGTTGAACTTACTCCTAAACAAATTACAAGAAAATATTATTACTTTATCTGTTGAATGGTATGTACTATAAATGAGTACATAATTTATAAACTACCTGTTTTcattaaaaactgaaaaattgTTTAAGTACAGGACTAAAGCGGTGTGGTTTTCTAGAACTGTGAGCTTATGCATCTACctaactttttgagcctgtgacaCTTTTCAAATTCTGATACGGGGTGGCAAGTgcaaccacaaaatagctgccacaggaGGAAGAGGTAGGGTTGCCCAGGTCTACGTTGGAAAATACCTTTAGGCTTTGGGGCTGAATCTGGAAGAGGAaggggtttggagagtggaggggcctcagcattgtacaatgccatagagtcctcccttcaaagtagccatttcctccaggggagctgatctctgccagctggagatcagttgtaaaagtgggggatctccaggccccgcctggaggctggcaaccttaggcagAGGTCACTTACCAAGTGTAAAGTAGTGAAGTTATACATAaatctaatagtaactcttcagcatttcagaaaAAAAACTCTCTTTAAGAAATtaccttttaaaattaacatattgtttaaaatatttttttgcatACACACAGTTTACCTTCTACCACTCAGTGAAGGTTCTTATGCTACGAGGGCAGCTCTTgctgaaggattttttttaaaaaaatctgcacagctagATTTCTAGTAGGCAGTCAAAAGCCCTGCAGGACAAGAGACCCATCCGCTTCCTATAATCTCTTGATGGGCTCCAGGAAAGGTATTGGTGGGCATCCAAGCTTCCGAGGGTATCGCATTGTGGGCTCAAGTGTTATGAGAAGCCTGTGTGGGAGGGCAGAAGGAGATGGCAGAGTAATAGAAAGCATGTTAATTGTTCCTTTCTTGGTGGATcaagttcagaggagggcaacaaagatcattaaggggttggagcaccttccctatgaggaaaagctgaagagtgtgaaacttttcagtttaaaaggagaaaactaagggtgtgtgtgtgtgatagacatttataaaattatgcatggggtggagggagttGGCAAAAGATaatattttctccctccccccaaaaaactagaACTCAAGGATATCGGTGTAACTGATGggaagtaggttcaggatggacaaaagaaaatactactttacacagagaatgattaaaaggtggaatttgttgccagaggatgtcatgatgaccacaggaataaacagctttaaaagagggttttatagatttatggaggataagtctatcaatggctactagccatggtgactgaggggaactgctgcattcagaggcacgaagcctcctagagccaggaggcaacatcagggtaaGAACTTGGTCTCTATTCCTTGTTgctggcctccagaggaactggtcgccactgtgtgagacaggatgttggattaGATAGACcaactgttctgatccagcagggctcttcttttgttcttgtgttcttatttcTTATACTTTTGTGTTTGGAGAATTGTAGTTGCCTGTCTCCTCTGAGATCAGTTAGTTTCATTATGATTATGAAAGTGAAAGTGAGATGTCTAAACAGGAATTCAGAGTGTATCTCTATTTGATAATGCAGTGGGTGCAGGCAACTTAAATGATTGaccatctctctctattttttagGTCATTGGGGCCGATGCATAGGTGACTGTGGTTCAGGTGGTGTTCAGAGCCGTATAGTTTGGTGTGTCCATTCAGAAGGCTGGACAACCCACCATTCGAACTGTGAACAAAGTGATAGACCTGATAGCCAAAGGACCTGCTTTAAAATATGTGACTGGCATCTTGAACTCTTTGAGTGGGAAGTTTCAGAATGGCACATGTGTGTTCTAGTTCCTTTTGCTCATGGTGAAGTCAAGACAAGGACTTCAGAGTGTGTAACTGCACAGCATGGATCACAACACAGACGTGTACAGTGCGTACAAAAACTGAACAGAACAGTTGTTGCAAATGAGATATGTGAATATTTCCTCCCCCGGCCACCTATGGAACAAGCTTGCCTAATTCCCTGTCCCCGGGATTGTGTGGTGTCAGATTTCTCCTCCTGGTCTGTATGTAGGAGACACTGTGGAAAGAGTTTACAGCACAGAACGCGTTCCATTATTGCTCCTCCGCTCTATGGTGGAGCCAAATGTCCAAACCTCACTGAATCAAGGTTTTGCAGTGATTTTATCTCTTGTTCTCATGTGGAAGAGGAATATACTTACAGTCTTAAAGTTGGATCTTGGAGTAAATGTCGACTGCCTCGCCTTAAAGAAATGAATGTGATTGGGAGAACTATGTTGGACTTCAGTTCAGATTCTACAGAACAAAGCACTTTCAAACTTCATGTGGTTGAGAATATGCAAAATTTCCACAGGTTTAAACACCACAGTTCTAAATCTTTGGATGTAGAGATTGGCTATCAAACAAGGCAGGTGAGGTGTACAAGAAGCGATGGGAAAAATGTTGTGTTGAGGTAAGACCCTTTTATTCATATTAAACTACCATTGAAAACCTATTAACATCATGGTGGggaagcaacacacacacacacatgcttttaGAGGCATGCTGAAATTGGGAATAACTGCTTGGTCAGATTATTGTGAGAGTAATTTGTAAACCACAGAGCTGACCCAAACCAACTTTTGATTCGTTACAGAATTTCTGTTGTTCTAAATAGGCCACATTCTTTCCTGATCAACAGCTGCCAGTATCTTTGTCACCGAAGCTTTACAGAGCAAAGCACCAGTAGTGTTGCACAGATGTTAAGCTATTCTTGCTACTACGTGCACCAGCACAAATAATTAAAACCAGAAGTTAATCTGTTTGCTGTGTAGTGAAGTAAGCTAAAATAGACTGAAATCTCTAACTTGCTTAAATCTAATCACCAAAACACAGCAAATGTCTTCCGCTGTTTTTTAGAGATGGCCATGCTCAGTTAATAGATATAGGGAAGGGAGATCAGTGATCTTTGGATAGGTATAATGATCTCTCTTGCTACCAGCAAATGTCATGAAATCCTTGGACGGGGTGGGGAATACGAAGGAAGGATATATCCATCAGTGAACATCTAAAATCGTTTTCTGTGGACTGGATGCTACATTCTGCCAGGAAAGTGAAGTTGGCAGGATTGTTCTTCCCTGCTTCCTGGCTCTTGATGCAGTCTACCGAACCACCTGAAATCCTCCTCCTGAGGGatcaagggacattcagaggcaATGCAGGGGCCACAATGGGAGTGGACATTAGTGGAAATTGCTGGCTTCTCTTCCGCCAGTGTAGTGGCAACCTGGGCTGCTGCTGTACTTACATCAGTATACTGATACCCATAAAAGCTTTATGTAAACACGGTAGTGAAACTTAGCACTTTTTTTCTATCAAAGTCATTTACCCTTTTTGTATGGGTTGTGCTGAATAATGGACTAATGGTATATAAGAGCATAAATAGAGTCTACTGATTAGGCCACTGGGCTGTCTAATTCAGCATACTATTTCATACAGTTGCCTTAGAGGACCAAACTAACTGGCCAACGCAGCCAAGCCCTCCCTTACTGCTACCTCCTAGCACTGGCATTCAGAGATTTGCTGCCTCTGGATATGAAGTCCCTTCAGTCACcctcagtgttctctctaagctgtgaaggcttgtgagcaaaaattctactttgtgagcttttggcattaaaattgtgagctactccataaatcagtttgctctggggccattttttctgagctaagagaaaaaaagTGTGACCCcaaagctaaaaaactgtgacccCAAAGCTCACTCCAACGCAGCTTAGCGGGAGCACTGATCACCATACGTTTTAACACTCCTATTGCACTTACTGAAATATCTACTTTCTCATTTTCTGGAAGAATGAAATGTAAAATATCTGATCACTCATATCTGGGTTTAGATTAGGGGAAAATTCAATtactttatatatttttgaagaaATTTGGGTTCATGTGATTCTCCAGATCCTGCCCATATCTTCTTCTGACATCTTCCAATTGCACATTTGATTTAAATTAATGTGGAAAAGAGAAGGGGTCCACTGCATACGGGGTGTCTAATTTTCATGAAAAAATATTGCAGAAATATTCACACAATTCCTTGGCTGCAAATATACCCTTTACTCTTGTTTATGATGCTGGTGGATGTGGAGTGGTTAGGCAAAAAGTATTTTATTGGTCAGCACAGTTCAGATTGTCATGCTGGATCCTGAGATTTCTCCCTCATGATTTGGTTTTAAATATATAGCCTGCTTTTAATTATGTTTACTTCAGTTCCTGTATGCTCATAATTTAACAAGAATTTCAGTAATTAAATCCAATATACAATTGACAAATTACAACATGGTCCATAGGCAGTAAGGGAACGGGGATCACTTCATGGATCAGCTTCCTTCAGCACATTTCATGAACACCTGTTGGATAGTGCCCTACTAGGAGTGATACTTGAAgtcttcccctatccttcattttccaTCAGTTTTCAAATTCTGTGAGTGTTTGATAGCTTGCATTTATATATCACTGAATATTCAAAACATTTTGCATATACTATCTCAATAATActataaatatattttgttgGGTAAACAGGAAATGCTTTACCACCTATGGATTCTTTGAAACTGACAACAGAAAAAGTCTACATTACCTGCAGCAATGCGTACCAATTATAGAAGGTGTTAAGAATATGTGAGTGCGTGTGTTAAGGAATATGCAGTTCTCCATGGCTTCTCACTCTaaggcaactgtttgcaagtggattttgctattacacagtaaaaatccagttgcaaagtgcgttatttagtgtgtgtgaatgcacgctaagatttatatttttgtttcttttttgctgtAAAAAATATCAGGACTTTCTCCAGCTGGAAGCCTCTTTTACGACCCTCCCCATTCAGGATCACTAAACTGTTGTAGGAGCAACATGAAGCACTGAAGTAAAGACCAGCTTCACTTTCTCCCAAAATTTATATTCTCTATTGACCCTGAATAAAAGCATCTACTTCACACATCCCATAGACAAAATTGTTAAAGATAATGACTGGGAACACACTGAGAATTTGATGTGGCAATCATACAGGCCccgccctgctgctgggagaggcatgggctgcaTATGCACAAgtggagcattcagactgctcctgcacatgTGGGGTGGATGCATTGCACACCCCAGCCATTCAGGCAGCTGGGAAATGTGCCCTGTATGtattttagaggtttgctactggCAAGTTCCCGGTaactatttaatccagtcccagcccgtTCTAAAATGAGGTAAGTACAGGCGGGACTTGGggagcagatgtgtgtgtttgtgtgatcacacacattaaatccagacaggagacatggctaggtcaggccaaatctcttgtgtgctCTCACCCAATGTCTTATATCACTTCTTCCAGAACAACTTTTGCCATAAAGGTCAAATATCCTTGCAATAAGAGACATGACATTTTTTGAAATATCTGCTTATTTAGAAATATGCTGCTTGATTTCCATAGAACAATATACATACACATCCAGCTTTTAAGCAAATACTGATAAACCAGAGGTGGctaaactgcggctcgggagccacatgtggctctttcacacatattatgtggctcttgaagcccccact
It encodes:
- the LOC132565767 gene encoding thrombospondin type-1 domain-containing protein 7B-like, whose translation is MCVLVPFAHGEVKTRTSECVTAQHGSQHRRVQCVQKLNRTVVANEICEYFLPRPPMEQACLIPCPRDCVVSDFSSWSVCRRHCGKSLQHRTRSIIAPPLYGGAKCPNLTESRFCSDFISCSHVEEEYTYSLKVGSWSKCRLPRLKEMNVIGRTMLDFSSDSTEQSTFKLHVVENMQNFHRFKHHSSKSLDVEIGYQTRQVRCTRSDGKNVVLSLCVQETILLTFQSCVMPKDCETSDWSSWSTCSKACHSGDLSPGFRSRTRNITHIAIGAGKECPETEEREACNIGGGGGHLHPCPRYAWKTSEWKECDVYLLLEQHGPQRQKQAVLCGGGVQVREVYCAQDTLDEIHKSKE